A single region of the Marmota flaviventris isolate mMarFla1 chromosome 10, mMarFla1.hap1, whole genome shotgun sequence genome encodes:
- the LOC114096696 gene encoding monocarboxylate transporter 1-like, whose amino-acid sequence MSTSNEGPVGYTPPDGGWGWAVVVGAFISIGFSCAFAKSISVFYKEIEGLFDASTSEVSWISSIMFAVMYGGGPISSILVNKYGSRLVMMAGGCLSGCGLVAASFCNTIQELYLCIGVIGGLGFAFNLNPALTMIGTYFYKKRPLANGLTMAGSPVLLAVLASLNQTLFDNFGCKGSFLILGGLLLNCCVAGALMRPIGPKPTQAETVKCTESLPEAGKSNANKVAGDANGKCNGGNDKEEKRSVFPVVNQFLSLSLFTHRGFVLYLFGNVIMVFGLAAPLVFLSSYAKSQHYASEKPAFLLSILSLVDIIARPSMGLIANTKWIRPRIQYFFAAAILANGVCHMVLPFSTSYVGFCVYAGCLGFAFGWLSSVLFETLMDLVGPQKFSSAMGLVTIVECCPVLLGPPLLGRLNDIYGDYKYTYWSCGVILMIASVFLFIGMGIHYRLVAKEEKEERIRKSKIQRGKPKESLQNNIE is encoded by the exons ATGTCAACGTCAAATGAAGGTCCAGTTGGATATACCCCCCCAGAtggaggctgggggtgggcagTGGTTGTTGGTGCTTTCATTTCTATCGGCTTCTCTTGTGCATTTGCCAaatctatttctgtattttacaaagaaattgaAGGTCTATTTGATGCCAGCACCAGTGAAGTGTCGTGGATCTCCTCCATCATGTTTGCTGTCATGTATGGGGGCG GTCCCATCAGCAGTATCCTGGTGAATAAGTACGGCAGCCGTCTAGTCATGATGGCTGGTGGCTGCTTGTCTGGCTGTGGCTTGGTTGCGGCTTCTTTCTGTAACACCATTCAGGAGCTTTACTTGTGTATTGGAGTTATTGGAG gTCTTGGATTTGCTTTCAACTTGAATCCAGCTCTGACCATGATTGGCACGTATTTCTATAAGAAGCGACCCTTGGCCAACGGACTGACCATGGCGGGCAGCCCTGTGCTCCTCGCAGTCCTGGCCTCCCTCAATCAGACTCTCTTTGATAACTTTGGTTGTAAAGGAAGCTTCCTAATTCTTGGGGGCCTCCTACTAAACTGCTGTGTGGCTGGAGCCCTGATGCGACCCATAGGACCCAAACCAACACAGGCAGAGACAGTTAAGTGTACAGAATCCCTTCCGGAAGCTGGAAAATCTAATGCAAACAAAGTTGCAGGTGATGCCAATGGAAAATGTAATGGTGGGAACGACAAAGAGGAGAAAAGATCCGTCTTCCCAGTAGTTAACCAATTCCTGAGCTTGTCCCTCTTTACCCACAGAGGCTTCGTTCTGTACCTCTTTGGAAACGTGATAATGGTCTTTGGACTGGCTGCCCCGTTAGTCTTTCTTAGTAGTTACGCGAAGAGTCAGCACTATGCTAGTGAGAAGCCTGCCTTCCTTCTCTCCATTTTGTCTTTGGTCGATATTATAGCCAGACCTTCCATGGGACTGATAGCCAACACCAAGTGGATAAGACCACGAATCCAGTATTTCTTTGCTGCTGCGATTTTGGCAAATGGAGTGTGTCATATGGTACTGCCTTTTTCTACCAGCTACGTTGGGTTCTGTGTCTATGCAGGATGCTTAGGATTTGCCTTTGGGTGGCTCAGCTCTGTATTGTTTGAAACACTGATGGACCTTGTTGGACCGCAGAAGTTCTCCAGTGCCATGGGATTGGTGACCATTGTGGAATGCTGTCCTGTCCTCCTGGGGCCACCACTGTTAG GTCGTCTCAATGACATATACGGAGACTACAAATATACGTACTGGTCATGTGGTGTGATCCTGATGATTGCCAGTGTCTTTCTCTTCATTGGTATGGGCATCCATTATCGACTTGTggccaaagaagagaaagaagagagaatcaGAAAAAGCAAGATCCAGAGGGGGAAGCCAAAGGAGTCCCTACAGAATAACATAGAGTAG